Proteins from one Osmerus mordax isolate fOsmMor3 chromosome 21, fOsmMor3.pri, whole genome shotgun sequence genomic window:
- the LOC136965400 gene encoding polycomb group RING finger protein 2-like: protein MDKMQPNRIKITDLNQNLICPLCVGYFIDATTIVECLHSFCKTCIVTFLETNKFCPRCDVQVHKTCPQLSIRADKTLQDIVYKLVPGLFKEEMKRRRDFYAENRVLEPGEVVETFNIAEDEIISLSIQFYEKNKSERPPQPSDTDGDKSNGKRFLQCPAAMSVMHLAKFLRSKMDIPSNYRVEVLYGDEPLKDYYTLMDIAYFYEWRRTGPIPLQYWVKPTRKRRRPSQAAAAQAHSDGVNTSHTSESDSPCDKVHSPATLPPRASPLPSPTLHGLPPPLQSPNGTAERPNSAQRLPLAPKLGSNTRKVTVNGNSSGAATEETRGGDKGSLPPPT from the exons ATGGATAAAATGCAACCCAACCGTATTAAAATCACAGACCTAAATCAAAATCTCATATGCCCACTGTGCGTGGGCTACTTCATAGATGCCACAACCATCGTGGAGTGCCTGCACTCAT TTTGTAAGACCTGTATTGTTACATTTCTGGAGACAAACAAGTTTTGTCCAAGGTGTGATGTCCAGGTACACAAGACATGCCCTCAACTTAGTATCAG GGCAGATAAAACTCTACAAGACATTGTTTATAAGCTTGTTCCAGGGTTATTCAAAG AGGAGATGAAACGGCGACGGGACTTTTATGCAGAGAACCGTGTTctggagcctggagaggtgGTGGAGACCTTTAACATCGCAGAGGATGAAATCATCAGTCTTTCCATTCAGTTCTACGAGAAAAACAA AAGTGAGAGACCACCACAACCTTCAGACACAGATGGCGACAAG TCCAATGGCAAGCGATTCCTGCAATGTCCAGCGGCCATGTCAGTCATGCACTTAGCCAAGTTCCTCCGGAGCAAGATGGACATTCCCAGCAATTATCGG GTTGAGGTATTGTATGGAGATGAGCCGTTGAAGGACTACTACACCCTGATGGACATTGCCTACTTCTACGAATGGAGACGA ACTGGACCTATCCCCCTGCAGTATTGGGTCAAGCCCACCCGGAAACGTCGAAGGCCATCCCAAGCCGCCGCCGCCCAGGCCCACTCCGACGGCGTGAACACGAGCCACACGTCAGAAAGCGACTCCCCCTGTGACAAGgtccacagccctgccaccctgccccccagagcctcccccctgcccagccccacGCTCCACGGCCTGCCGCCTCCCCTCCAGAGCCCCAATGGTACAGCTGAGCGACCCAACAGCGCCCAGCGGCTCCCCCTGGCCCCTAAGTTGGGTAGCAATACCCGGAAGGTGACTGTCAATGGCAACAGTTCTGGAGCTGCcacagaggagacgagaggaggggaCAAAGGTTCTTTACCGCCCCCGACTTAA
- the LOC136965401 gene encoding CDGSH iron-sulfur domain-containing protein 3, mitochondrial-like — MSIIMSETIGIWVTTTLRQPWILSKIAAPKAQLSTLPSEPVIASKKPLKVELVGGKRYSWCTCGHSKKQPFCDGAHKTKAQGLAPLRFVPEQDSTAWLCGCKCTNNPPYCDGTHKQDFIKSAQIPDQTNC, encoded by the exons ATGAGCATAATAATGTCAGAGACGATCGGCATATGGGTCACGACAACCTTGCGACAACCTTGGATATTATCGAAAATAGCGGCTCCGAAG GCCCAGTTATCCACTCTGCCCTCAGAGCCAGTCATCGCTTCCAAAAAGCCTTTGAAGGTGGAGCTTGTTGGTGGAAAACGTTACTCATGGTGTACTTGTGGACACAGTAAGAAACAG CCTTTCTGTGACGGTGCGCACAAGACAAAAGCCCAGGGCCTCGCGCCTCTACGGTTCGTGCCCGAGCAGGACTCCACGGCATGGTTATGCGGCTGCAAGTGCACCAACAACCCTCCTTACTGCGACGGCACACACAAGCAGGACTTTATCAAATCCGCCCAGATACCGGACCAGACCAACTGTTGA
- the LOC136965398 gene encoding protein AF-17-like isoform X1: MREMVGGCCVCSDERGWAENPLVYCDGHGCSVAVHQACYGIVQVPTGPWFCRKCESQERAARVRCELCPHKDGALKRTDSGGWAHVVCALYIPEVQFANVLTMEPIILQYVPHERYIKTCYICEDHGRESKAACGACMTCNRQGCRQAFHVTCAQMAGLLCEEEGPEADNVKYCGYCKHHYSKMQKKMRSSGENTSSSFSHTRGRSTSPSQDKHSSHHHRPRKSHKDKTRQKERHKKSSDSLGSSLTSSVDKLSSGHHGTKDGEGKSKKLSSHGLGHRNKKTGCTGKSCSSSSCSSSPFNTGGGSLTSAQDFLQYSSSSTRLERDHDRGSDGHAAEDRKERLRRTVAEADEEEEDEKEVAKDEEEEEEEEEVEESKYRKTSLQPPALTPVEGSQGHQRSEGENSSFETKVTISTFGSIMRITSSSGLGGGSKIRKISSGDYKPSKSLCKPSHLTTPPILEEADLEEDKATPPPPPPPPRERRHRGNKKSRHGPGRPRGSKNRERREEEHHHHQQPAHAAPLPPPPLAAPSSLYPSPPTLPQAAYPSTLPPSAPTASSSSLSSSRSNILLGSGNYSTHKDPLSLGGGMSLPPLTLGGGVCITPLSSGLLPSHSSTLLPQVNSAPNTQVHPGSSSSYSLSSSQGFGSCMPTAATLPPLLSQAQTSLPDCDLDDCRYPCQGSSPRESLSSQSPMSCLPLLFDQREGLGHGVRGRLENVPPSSSHIELLLEKHSNEELGVNIVEMLQSLHSLQQENQRLQDQILSLTAKKERLQLLNVELSVPFPPQAQAPVSASAHVSFLSSGHDHLGTNKSPLSKSCYLNDTSFMTSSEELHSGSPSRSSSSLSFQSTPPPQPSPASFGQPLLNGLARGLSDGLGSVSQAGGSTLPTVSGLMASLAGSPQLNMNGMLGSLNGVIQSPGLNALQPTLPALRPQPPPLNPQGLQLPKSMSPSSLLSDQQKQLLQQQHQQQLQQFLTSQHFTPEQQVVVYQMLQQQRQRELQRLSPMVAQSPGLLPSATASPRQGGQGNPLFGLQESALHKPGLWWSVCADLHLQDGPGTLLPTP; this comes from the exons catGCTATGGCATCGTTCAGGTTCCCACTGGGCCGTGGTTCTGCAGGAAGTGTGAGTCACAGGAAAGAGCAGCACGAGTG AGATGTGAGCTGTGCCCCCACAAAGATGGAGCCCTCAAGAGGACAGACAGTGGAG GCTGGGCCCACGTGGTTTGTGCTCTGTACATCCCGGAGGTGCAGTTCGCCAACGTCCTGACCATGGAGCCAATCATCCTCCAGTACGTCCCCCACGAGAGATACATCAAG ACTTGCTACATCTGTGAGGACCATGGGAGGGAGAGCAAGGCGGCCTGTGGAGCCTGCATGACCTGCAACAGACAGGGCTGCAGACAGGCCTTCCACGTCAcgtg TGCCCAGATGGCAGGCTTGCTGTGTGAAGAGGAGGGGCCAGAGGCTGACAATGTGAAGTACTGTGGCTACTGTAAGCACCATTACAGCAAAATG CAGAAGAAGATGCGTTCCAGTGGAGAGAACACAAGCAGTTCCTTCAGCCACACCAGGGGGcgctctacctccccctcccaggacaAGCACAGCTCCCATCACCACCGGCCCAGgaag AGCCACAAGGACAAGACCAGGCAGAAGGAGAGGCACAAGAAGTCGTCAGACAGTCTGGGTTCCTCCCTGACCAGCAGCGTCGACAAA TTGTCATCTGGTCACCACGGCACCAAGGATGGTGAGGGGAAGTCCAAGAAGCTGAGCTCGCATGGACTGGGTCACCGCAACAAGAAAACAGGATGTACTGGCAAAAGCTGCTCCTcgtcttcctgttcctccagccCCTTCAACACGG GTGGCGGCTCCCTTACCTCAGCTCAGGACTTCCTCCAGTACTCGTCCTCCTCCACACGGCTGGAGCGCGACCACGACCGAGGCAGTGACGGCCACGCAGCCGAAGACCGCAAGGAGCGTCTCAGGAGGACGGTGGCAGAggcggacgaggaggaggaggacgaaaaAGAGGTGGCgaaggacgaggaggaagaggaggaagaggaggaggtcgaGGAGAGCAAATACCGCAAGACTTCACTGCAGCCTCCGGCCCTGACGCCGGTAGAGGGGTCACAGGGTCACCAGAGGTCAGAGGGCGAGAACAGCTCTTTCGAGACCAAGGTCACCATCTCCACCTTCGGCTCCATCATGCGCATCACTTCCTCGTCGGGGCTGGGCGGTGGAAGCAAGATCCGTAAAATCTCTTCCGGGGATTACAAGCCTTCCAAGTCGCTCTGCAAGCCCTCGCACCTGACCACACCCCCGATCCTGGAGGAGGCGGACCTAGAGGAAGACAAAGCCACacccccgccgccgccgccgccacccAGGGAGAGGCGTCACCGTGGTAACAAAAAGAGTCGCCACGGCCCCGGGCGGCCGCGAGGGAGCAAGAaccgggagaggagggaggaggaacaccatcaccaccaacaGCCAGCTCACGCTGCCCCACTTCCTCCGCCCCCTCTGGCCGCCCCCTCCTCACTCtatcccagcccccccaccctcccccaggccgcctacccctccaccctgcccccctccgcccccacaGCCTCTTCCAGCAGCCTGTCCTCCAGCCGCAGCAACATACTGCTCGGCTCTG GCAACTACAGCACTCACAaggaccccctctctctgggcGGGGGCATGTCCCTCCCCCCTTTAACGCTGGGTGGAGGTGTATGcatcactcctctctcctcaggactcCTCCCATCCCACTcttccaccctccttcctcaaGTTAACTCCGCCCCCAACACGCAG gtccacCCAGGCTCCAGCTCGTCCTACAGTCTGAGTTCCTCTCAGGGCTTTGGCAGCTGCATGCCCACTGCCGCCACCCTGCCCCCACTACTGAGCCAAGCCCAGACCTCACtgccag ATTGTGACCTGGATGACTGTCGCTATCCGTGCCAGGGCAGCTCCCCCAGGGAGAGCCTCTCCTCACA GTCTCCCATGAgctgtctccctctgctgttCGACCAGAGGGAGGGCCTGGGCCACGGGGTCAGGGGTCGCCTGGAGAACGTCCCTCCGTCCAGCTCCCACATCGAGCTGCTGCTGGAGAAACACAGCAACGAGGAGCTGGGGGTCAACA TTGTGGAGATGCTCCAGTCCCTGCACTCGCTCCAGCAGGAGAACCAGCGTCTCCAGGACCAGATCCTCAGCCTGACGGCCAAGAAGGAGCGCCTGCAGCTGCTCAACGTGGAGCTGTccgtccccttccctccccaggcccaggcccccgTGTCTGCTTCAGCCCACGTCAGCTTTCTGTCCTCCGGCCACG ACCACCTCGGCACCAACAAGAGCCCTCTGTCTAAAAGCTGCTACCTGAACGACACCTCCTTCATGACCTCCTCTGAG gAGCTTCATTCTGGGAGTCCATCCCGCAgtagctcctccctctccttccagaGCACCCCGCCCCCTCAACCGAGCCCCGCCTCCTTCGGCCAGCCCCTGCTGAACGGACTGGCCCGTGGTTTGAGTGACGGCTTGGGCTCCGTCAGTCAGGCCGGGGGCTCCACCCTGCCCACAGTGAGCGGGCTCATGGCCTCACTGGCTGGAAGTCCACAGCTGAACATGAACGGCATGCTGGGTAGCCTGAACGGGGTGATCCAGTCCCCGGGGCTGAACGCCCTGCAGCCCACACTGCCGGCGCTCCGTCCACAGCCCCCTCCTCTCAACCCCCAGGGGCTGCAGCTGCCTAAGAGCATGAGCCC GTCTTCCCTGCTGTCCGACCAGCAGaagcagctcctccagcagcagcaccagcagcagctccagcagttCCTCACCTCGCAGCACTTCACCCCT GAGCAGCAGGTGGTGGTGTACCAGATGCTGCAgcagcagagacagagggagctaCAGCGCCTCTCGCCCATGGTCGCCCAGTCGCCCGGCCTGCTGCCCTCGGCAACCGCCTCGCCccgccaggggggccaggggaacCCTCTCTTTGGGCTGCAGGAGAGCGCACTTCACAAGCCAGGG CTATGGTGGTCGGTGTGTGCCGACCTGCATCTCCAAGACGGGCCGGGCACCCTTCTGCCAACTCCCTGA
- the LOC136965398 gene encoding protein AF-17-like isoform X2 has product MREMVGGCCVCSDERGWAENPLVYCDGHGCSVAVHQACYGIVQVPTGPWFCRKCESQERAARVRCELCPHKDGALKRTDSGGWAHVVCALYIPEVQFANVLTMEPIILQYVPHERYIKTCYICEDHGRESKAACGACMTCNRQGCRQAFHVTCAQMAGLLCEEEGPEADNVKYCGYCKHHYSKMQKKMRSSGENTSSSFSHTRGRSTSPSQDKHSSHHHRPRKSHKDKTRQKERHKKSSDSLGSSLTSSVDKLSSGHHGTKDGEGKSKKLSSHGLGHRNKKTGCTGKSCSSSSCSSSPFNTGGGSLTSAQDFLQYSSSSTRLERDHDRGSDGHAAEDRKERLRRTVAEADEEEEDEKEVAKDEEEEEEEEEVEESKYRKTSLQPPALTPVEGSQGHQRSEGENSSFETKVTISTFGSIMRITSSSGLGGGSKIRKISSGDYKPSKSLCKPSHLTTPPILEEADLEEDKATPPPPPPPPRERRHRGNKKSRHGPGRPRGSKNRERREEEHHHHQQPAHAAPLPPPPLAAPSSLYPSPPTLPQAAYPSTLPPSAPTASSSSLSSSRSNILLGSGNYSTHKDPLSLGGGMSLPPLTLGGGVCITPLSSGLLPSHSSTLLPQVNSAPNTQVHPGSSSSYSLSSSQGFGSCMPTAATLPPLLSQAQTSLPDCDLDDCRYPCQGSSPRESLSSQSPMSCLPLLFDQREGLGHGVRGRLENVPPSSSHIELLLEKHSNEELGVNIVEMLQSLHSLQQENQRLQDQILSLTAKKERLQLLNVELSVPFPPQAQAPVSASAHVSFLSSGHDHLGTNKSPLSKSCYLNDTSFMTSSEELHSGSPSRSSSSLSFQSTPPPQPSPASFGQPLLNGLARGLSDGLGSVSQAGGSTLPTVSGLMASLAGSPQLNMNGMLGSLNGVIQSPGLNALQPTLPALRPQPPPLNPQGLQLPKSMSPSSLLSDQQKQLLQQQHQQQLQQFLTSQHFTPEQQVVVYQMLQQQRQRELQRLSPMVAQSPGLLPSATASPRQGGQGNPLFGLQESALHKPGSAGEKGGEKI; this is encoded by the exons catGCTATGGCATCGTTCAGGTTCCCACTGGGCCGTGGTTCTGCAGGAAGTGTGAGTCACAGGAAAGAGCAGCACGAGTG AGATGTGAGCTGTGCCCCCACAAAGATGGAGCCCTCAAGAGGACAGACAGTGGAG GCTGGGCCCACGTGGTTTGTGCTCTGTACATCCCGGAGGTGCAGTTCGCCAACGTCCTGACCATGGAGCCAATCATCCTCCAGTACGTCCCCCACGAGAGATACATCAAG ACTTGCTACATCTGTGAGGACCATGGGAGGGAGAGCAAGGCGGCCTGTGGAGCCTGCATGACCTGCAACAGACAGGGCTGCAGACAGGCCTTCCACGTCAcgtg TGCCCAGATGGCAGGCTTGCTGTGTGAAGAGGAGGGGCCAGAGGCTGACAATGTGAAGTACTGTGGCTACTGTAAGCACCATTACAGCAAAATG CAGAAGAAGATGCGTTCCAGTGGAGAGAACACAAGCAGTTCCTTCAGCCACACCAGGGGGcgctctacctccccctcccaggacaAGCACAGCTCCCATCACCACCGGCCCAGgaag AGCCACAAGGACAAGACCAGGCAGAAGGAGAGGCACAAGAAGTCGTCAGACAGTCTGGGTTCCTCCCTGACCAGCAGCGTCGACAAA TTGTCATCTGGTCACCACGGCACCAAGGATGGTGAGGGGAAGTCCAAGAAGCTGAGCTCGCATGGACTGGGTCACCGCAACAAGAAAACAGGATGTACTGGCAAAAGCTGCTCCTcgtcttcctgttcctccagccCCTTCAACACGG GTGGCGGCTCCCTTACCTCAGCTCAGGACTTCCTCCAGTACTCGTCCTCCTCCACACGGCTGGAGCGCGACCACGACCGAGGCAGTGACGGCCACGCAGCCGAAGACCGCAAGGAGCGTCTCAGGAGGACGGTGGCAGAggcggacgaggaggaggaggacgaaaaAGAGGTGGCgaaggacgaggaggaagaggaggaagaggaggaggtcgaGGAGAGCAAATACCGCAAGACTTCACTGCAGCCTCCGGCCCTGACGCCGGTAGAGGGGTCACAGGGTCACCAGAGGTCAGAGGGCGAGAACAGCTCTTTCGAGACCAAGGTCACCATCTCCACCTTCGGCTCCATCATGCGCATCACTTCCTCGTCGGGGCTGGGCGGTGGAAGCAAGATCCGTAAAATCTCTTCCGGGGATTACAAGCCTTCCAAGTCGCTCTGCAAGCCCTCGCACCTGACCACACCCCCGATCCTGGAGGAGGCGGACCTAGAGGAAGACAAAGCCACacccccgccgccgccgccgccacccAGGGAGAGGCGTCACCGTGGTAACAAAAAGAGTCGCCACGGCCCCGGGCGGCCGCGAGGGAGCAAGAaccgggagaggagggaggaggaacaccatcaccaccaacaGCCAGCTCACGCTGCCCCACTTCCTCCGCCCCCTCTGGCCGCCCCCTCCTCACTCtatcccagcccccccaccctcccccaggccgcctacccctccaccctgcccccctccgcccccacaGCCTCTTCCAGCAGCCTGTCCTCCAGCCGCAGCAACATACTGCTCGGCTCTG GCAACTACAGCACTCACAaggaccccctctctctgggcGGGGGCATGTCCCTCCCCCCTTTAACGCTGGGTGGAGGTGTATGcatcactcctctctcctcaggactcCTCCCATCCCACTcttccaccctccttcctcaaGTTAACTCCGCCCCCAACACGCAG gtccacCCAGGCTCCAGCTCGTCCTACAGTCTGAGTTCCTCTCAGGGCTTTGGCAGCTGCATGCCCACTGCCGCCACCCTGCCCCCACTACTGAGCCAAGCCCAGACCTCACtgccag ATTGTGACCTGGATGACTGTCGCTATCCGTGCCAGGGCAGCTCCCCCAGGGAGAGCCTCTCCTCACA GTCTCCCATGAgctgtctccctctgctgttCGACCAGAGGGAGGGCCTGGGCCACGGGGTCAGGGGTCGCCTGGAGAACGTCCCTCCGTCCAGCTCCCACATCGAGCTGCTGCTGGAGAAACACAGCAACGAGGAGCTGGGGGTCAACA TTGTGGAGATGCTCCAGTCCCTGCACTCGCTCCAGCAGGAGAACCAGCGTCTCCAGGACCAGATCCTCAGCCTGACGGCCAAGAAGGAGCGCCTGCAGCTGCTCAACGTGGAGCTGTccgtccccttccctccccaggcccaggcccccgTGTCTGCTTCAGCCCACGTCAGCTTTCTGTCCTCCGGCCACG ACCACCTCGGCACCAACAAGAGCCCTCTGTCTAAAAGCTGCTACCTGAACGACACCTCCTTCATGACCTCCTCTGAG gAGCTTCATTCTGGGAGTCCATCCCGCAgtagctcctccctctccttccagaGCACCCCGCCCCCTCAACCGAGCCCCGCCTCCTTCGGCCAGCCCCTGCTGAACGGACTGGCCCGTGGTTTGAGTGACGGCTTGGGCTCCGTCAGTCAGGCCGGGGGCTCCACCCTGCCCACAGTGAGCGGGCTCATGGCCTCACTGGCTGGAAGTCCACAGCTGAACATGAACGGCATGCTGGGTAGCCTGAACGGGGTGATCCAGTCCCCGGGGCTGAACGCCCTGCAGCCCACACTGCCGGCGCTCCGTCCACAGCCCCCTCCTCTCAACCCCCAGGGGCTGCAGCTGCCTAAGAGCATGAGCCC GTCTTCCCTGCTGTCCGACCAGCAGaagcagctcctccagcagcagcaccagcagcagctccagcagttCCTCACCTCGCAGCACTTCACCCCT GAGCAGCAGGTGGTGGTGTACCAGATGCTGCAgcagcagagacagagggagctaCAGCGCCTCTCGCCCATGGTCGCCCAGTCGCCCGGCCTGCTGCCCTCGGCAACCGCCTCGCCccgccaggggggccaggggaacCCTCTCTTTGGGCTGCAGGAGAGCGCACTTCACAAGCCAGGG TCTGCGGGAGAGAAGGGCGGAGAAAAGATCTGA